A window from Elusimicrobiota bacterium encodes these proteins:
- a CDS encoding radical SAM protein, with protein MTTSLADIETLLVGETSGSFSLVISPQATLSFDRAGRPTGLYENGFYTVRGLDGRCLEKKWVWNPEGEAHRHIRELPELERTALKERFLDLINSCRQNLPILSQRNSLRSFVRGRETPVDKEATADFLDFLIRGVNKAWTSDAAQFSKIWQPIGILPPDQYLALVVQVAEGCAWNQCTFCDFYSGRRSRVRTLEEVLLHAEETKRFFGPALSGRCSLFLGDANAFQAPPHALIPMAEELALRFPQLATPQTDGVGGIYSFADASRMSAWTISDLQALSRTGYRRAYIGVETGAETLRRELRKPGNAETVAESIFKLKSAGIAVGLIVLLGAGGQENASAHVRETADLLRNALLGPGDLLYFSPLIAGPQTPYGRLAAQKGWTALSEPELLSQRRALEAQLTPRGERRALYDIREFVY; from the coding sequence ATGACCACATCGCTAGCCGATATCGAGACTCTGCTTGTGGGAGAGACATCCGGGAGCTTTTCCCTGGTGATTTCCCCTCAAGCCACCCTCTCGTTCGATCGGGCGGGTCGGCCGACGGGTCTCTATGAAAATGGTTTTTACACTGTCCGGGGCCTGGACGGACGCTGTTTAGAAAAAAAGTGGGTCTGGAACCCTGAGGGGGAAGCCCACCGACACATAAGGGAATTGCCCGAGCTCGAACGGACAGCACTCAAAGAGCGTTTCTTGGATTTGATAAACTCCTGCCGTCAAAATCTGCCGATACTTTCCCAACGCAACAGTCTCCGATCCTTTGTGCGCGGAAGGGAAACGCCCGTGGATAAAGAAGCCACGGCCGACTTCCTTGATTTTCTGATCCGTGGGGTAAACAAAGCCTGGACATCAGACGCGGCCCAGTTTTCGAAAATTTGGCAACCGATCGGGATTCTTCCTCCGGACCAGTATTTGGCCCTTGTGGTTCAGGTGGCGGAGGGATGCGCCTGGAACCAGTGCACTTTTTGTGATTTCTACAGCGGACGCCGCTCCCGCGTCCGAACCCTCGAGGAAGTTCTCCTCCACGCGGAAGAGACCAAACGCTTCTTCGGGCCCGCGTTGTCGGGGCGTTGTTCACTTTTTTTGGGGGATGCCAACGCCTTCCAGGCCCCGCCCCATGCCCTGATCCCCATGGCCGAAGAACTGGCGCTTCGTTTCCCCCAATTGGCGACTCCCCAGACGGACGGAGTGGGCGGAATTTATTCCTTTGCCGACGCGTCCCGAATGTCGGCCTGGACCATCTCCGATCTTCAAGCCCTGTCCCGAACAGGCTACCGGCGGGCCTACATCGGCGTCGAGACAGGAGCCGAGACATTGAGACGCGAGCTCCGAAAACCAGGGAATGCCGAAACGGTAGCGGAGAGCATTTTCAAACTCAAAAGCGCGGGCATCGCGGTGGGGCTCATTGTCTTGCTCGGTGCGGGCGGGCAAGAAAACGCGTCAGCGCACGTCCGCGAAACAGCGGATCTCCTGCGCAACGCCCTGTTGGGACCGGGCGACCTCCTCTATTTTTCGCCGCTCATCGCTGGACCCCAAACCCCCTACGGACGGCTGGCCGCCCAGAAGGGATGGACCGCTCTCTCCGAACCGGAACTCTTGTCCCAACGGCGTGCCCTAGAGGCCCAGTTGACTCCGCGAGGCGAGCGACGCGCCCTTTACGACATTCGAGAGTTCGTCTACTGA
- a CDS encoding radical SAM protein, whose translation MRNSSLPLPNRSGQSPSNPAAPPRLVFWETTAACNLRCVHCRRLDVLDQVSETDLPTVAAKAMIADIATNYKPILVLSGGEPLFRPDILELAGFAREQGLRVALATNGTLVDPKKAKEIKEAGVARVSISLDGAHPATHDRFRGEGNFERAWAGFDHLKKVGVSLQINMTVTRYNAHELPDLYAMALDRGAAALHLFMLVPVGCGVQIAESDMLPSAEYEKWLNWFYDRDVERKMELKATCAPHYFRIVRERSKEIGGLPPSHHRQEAKGATHPHQSLHQTTKGCLAGQGVCFVSHKGEVFPCGYLPISVGNIRTTPFKTLWETSPVFENLRNPAQLEGKCGACSFKYVCGGCRARAYYEHGDELAEEPHCVYVPPGFEASSACDAY comes from the coding sequence ATGAGAAACAGCTCCCTCCCTTTGCCCAACCGTTCGGGCCAATCGCCTTCGAACCCAGCGGCCCCACCCCGGTTGGTTTTTTGGGAAACCACAGCGGCCTGTAACCTCCGGTGTGTTCATTGCCGTCGGTTGGATGTTTTGGACCAGGTGTCCGAAACGGATCTGCCGACCGTCGCGGCGAAGGCCATGATTGCCGACATCGCCACAAACTATAAGCCGATTTTGGTCTTGTCTGGGGGAGAGCCCCTTTTTCGACCGGACATTCTGGAATTGGCGGGTTTTGCCCGGGAGCAGGGCCTTCGGGTAGCCCTGGCCACGAATGGAACCCTTGTGGACCCGAAAAAGGCCAAAGAGATCAAAGAGGCGGGGGTGGCGCGCGTGAGTATTTCGCTGGATGGGGCCCATCCCGCCACTCACGACCGGTTTCGGGGCGAAGGGAACTTTGAGCGCGCTTGGGCGGGTTTTGACCACCTCAAAAAAGTGGGGGTTTCTCTCCAAATCAATATGACGGTCACCCGCTACAACGCGCATGAGCTTCCAGACCTTTACGCCATGGCTCTGGACCGAGGGGCGGCCGCGCTTCACCTTTTTATGTTGGTTCCCGTTGGATGCGGTGTTCAGATCGCCGAATCCGACATGTTGCCTTCAGCGGAATATGAAAAATGGTTGAACTGGTTTTATGACCGGGATGTGGAGCGAAAAATGGAACTGAAAGCCACCTGCGCGCCCCACTATTTTCGCATCGTTCGGGAACGATCCAAAGAAATAGGCGGCTTGCCCCCCAGCCATCATCGTCAGGAAGCCAAGGGAGCCACCCACCCCCATCAGTCTTTGCATCAGACAACGAAGGGGTGTTTGGCCGGGCAGGGGGTGTGTTTTGTGTCCCATAAGGGCGAAGTCTTTCCTTGCGGGTACCTCCCCATTTCCGTTGGTAATATTCGCACGACCCCTTTCAAAACCCTGTGGGAAACATCCCCCGTTTTTGAAAATTTACGTAACCCCGCCCAATTGGAAGGGAAATGCGGTGCCTGTTCGTTTAAGTACGTTTGTGGGGGGTGCCGCGCTCGGGCTTATTACGAGCACGGGGATGAATTGGCGGAAGAACCCCACTGTGTTTATGTCCCTCCCGGGTTTGAGGCGAGCTCCGCCTGCGACGCGTATTGA
- a CDS encoding universal stress protein, with amino-acid sequence MKILLAVDGSKHSQWAERLLSLVTGPGHSVEVLTVIPVVHRGDAGIPSITEVIRESGAKMVRAVAKGLGKKFKTSTAVVESSDVAATILDRAKKFRADLVVLGARGVTPLKTFFLGSVSNKVTRHATCSVLVAHRNPGRTLTVLSAVDGSPEGRRATAFAHKLGAARSARLILVHVLAEPMVFWIPEVGVPGGYGNVSAHQVSLKALRERGARVLADAKKEWVGQFKSVRTQLREGHPSGEILHAAKSSRASLVVVGRRGLSRLDRFFMGSVSQKVSSYASCGVLIVH; translated from the coding sequence ATGAAAATTCTGCTCGCGGTGGACGGATCGAAACATTCCCAATGGGCCGAACGTTTGTTGTCTCTCGTGACGGGGCCGGGGCATTCCGTTGAGGTCCTGACCGTCATCCCCGTTGTCCACAGGGGTGATGCGGGAATCCCCTCGATCACGGAAGTCATAAGGGAAAGCGGAGCGAAGATGGTCCGCGCCGTGGCGAAAGGGTTAGGGAAAAAGTTTAAGACGTCCACCGCGGTGGTCGAATCCTCGGATGTGGCCGCCACGATCTTGGATCGGGCGAAAAAGTTCCGGGCCGATCTCGTGGTGTTGGGCGCTCGCGGGGTCACCCCTCTCAAAACATTTTTCTTGGGAAGCGTATCGAACAAGGTGACCCGCCACGCCACCTGTTCGGTTTTGGTGGCGCACCGAAACCCGGGTCGGACCCTGACTGTGTTGTCGGCAGTGGACGGTTCGCCCGAGGGGCGCCGAGCCACGGCGTTTGCGCATAAATTGGGGGCGGCCCGTTCCGCCCGATTGATTTTGGTTCACGTGTTGGCTGAGCCGATGGTTTTCTGGATTCCGGAGGTGGGCGTCCCAGGGGGCTATGGAAACGTGTCCGCCCACCAGGTGTCCCTGAAGGCCCTGCGTGAACGAGGGGCGCGTGTCTTGGCGGACGCCAAAAAAGAGTGGGTGGGCCAATTCAAATCTGTCCGGACGCAATTGCGGGAAGGGCATCCCTCCGGCGAAATTCTCCACGCGGCCAAAAGTTCTCGGGCCAGCTTGGTGGTGGTGGGCCGACGGGGTCTGTCCCGGTTGGATCGCTTCTTTATGGGGAGCGTATCTCAGAAAGTATCATCCTACGCGTCCTGCGGGGTCTTGATTGTGCACTGA
- a CDS encoding cytidylate kinase-like family protein, whose product MVLATDHLTRFLSAAAKLLPDHADNGRAPRPFITISRQTGAGGYAIARALLEKTRSCRPQTIFGGWALFNERLAEVVADNPSLKVSLRGLAEEEFASGIQDMVSSWIAGLSPQSVVVSHLFKVIRSLAGGGKVIIVGRAGACLTRPLMGGLHLRLVASLPTRVRRVMALRGVSEKDARQSILARDRARAALVKNYFHRDIEDPLLYDLVWNTETVGASAIAATTLRAVEAVVRQGPGKGLEL is encoded by the coding sequence ATGGTTCTTGCCACAGACCATCTCACACGGTTTCTTTCGGCGGCGGCAAAGCTTCTTCCCGATCACGCCGATAATGGAAGGGCTCCGCGCCCGTTTATTACCATTTCGCGCCAAACAGGGGCGGGCGGTTACGCGATCGCGCGAGCGTTGCTGGAAAAAACCCGCTCGTGTCGACCGCAAACGATCTTTGGTGGTTGGGCTCTCTTCAATGAGCGGTTGGCGGAAGTGGTGGCGGATAATCCTTCCCTCAAAGTGTCTCTCCGGGGCTTGGCGGAGGAGGAGTTCGCCTCAGGCATTCAGGATATGGTGTCTTCCTGGATCGCGGGTCTTTCCCCCCAGTCCGTGGTGGTGTCTCACTTGTTTAAAGTGATTCGCTCTTTGGCGGGGGGAGGTAAAGTCATCATCGTGGGTCGGGCCGGGGCTTGCCTCACTCGCCCCTTGATGGGAGGACTTCACTTGCGTTTGGTGGCCTCGCTTCCGACCCGGGTTCGTCGGGTGATGGCCCTTCGTGGTGTTTCCGAGAAAGACGCCCGACAGTCGATCTTGGCGCGGGATCGGGCCCGTGCGGCCTTGGTCAAAAATTATTTCCATCGGGACATTGAGGATCCCTTGTTGTACGATTTGGTTTGGAACACAGAAACGGTGGGAGCTTCCGCGATTGCGGCGACCACGCTCCGGGCGGTGGAGGCGGTTGTTCGGCAAGGGCCCGGGAAAGGCCTCGAACTCTGA
- the hflX gene encoding GTPase HflX has protein sequence MERAVVVGIRLKGGDERVESASLLELKRLLETAGGVAEATVVQERARRDPATLIGEGKAVEIAELVKRDGLSAVVFDEELSPSQQKNLQEVIPAKIIDRTRLILDIFAQRARTREGKLQVELAQMNYLLPRITERYGRFEQQTGGIGTRGPGERKLEISQRRIRERIVRLKREMVGVRHQRALQRDNRRRTPVPLVAIVGYTNAGKSTLLNALHTSPGLDVLADDKLFATLDPTTRRVKLPGGRPALFVDTVGFIQRLPHHLVAAFHATLEEARDSDFVVHVVDASNPDWVEQKRVVEDVLRLLEADKIPRMNLFNKCDALTSAQRAQGRREGRVMVSARKGDGLDRFLSRVEAQLEVGLVDRTFVLPHRRRDLLPVLYGTGRIVSEKPAADGTRFRVKLDDKNWGFIRKELEHGC, from the coding sequence ATGGAACGCGCGGTGGTGGTCGGGATTCGTTTGAAGGGGGGCGACGAAAGGGTTGAGTCCGCGTCTCTTCTGGAACTTAAACGTCTTCTTGAAACCGCTGGGGGGGTGGCGGAAGCCACGGTGGTTCAGGAACGGGCCCGACGGGACCCCGCGACACTGATTGGTGAGGGAAAGGCGGTGGAGATTGCCGAGCTGGTGAAGCGTGACGGGTTGTCCGCCGTCGTTTTTGATGAGGAACTTTCCCCCAGTCAACAGAAGAATTTGCAAGAGGTGATCCCCGCCAAGATCATTGACCGAACCCGGCTTATTTTAGATATTTTTGCCCAGCGGGCCCGTACGCGGGAAGGCAAACTGCAAGTGGAACTGGCTCAAATGAACTACCTCTTGCCGAGGATTACGGAGCGGTATGGGCGTTTTGAACAACAGACCGGAGGAATTGGGACCCGGGGCCCTGGAGAACGGAAACTGGAAATTTCCCAACGGCGTATTCGGGAACGGATCGTGCGTTTGAAGCGTGAGATGGTTGGCGTTCGACATCAACGGGCCCTTCAGCGAGACAATCGGCGGCGGACCCCGGTTCCCCTTGTGGCGATTGTGGGATACACCAACGCCGGGAAATCGACTCTTTTAAACGCGCTCCACACAAGCCCTGGCCTCGATGTGTTGGCCGATGACAAACTTTTTGCCACGTTGGACCCCACCACCCGACGGGTGAAATTGCCGGGGGGGCGACCGGCGTTGTTCGTGGACACGGTGGGCTTTATTCAACGGTTGCCGCATCACCTGGTGGCGGCCTTCCACGCCACGTTGGAAGAAGCCCGCGATTCGGATTTCGTTGTTCATGTGGTGGACGCATCGAACCCGGATTGGGTTGAACAGAAGCGGGTGGTGGAAGATGTCCTCCGTCTTTTAGAGGCAGACAAGATTCCCCGGATGAACCTGTTCAATAAATGTGACGCGCTTACATCGGCCCAGCGGGCTCAGGGGCGGCGGGAAGGGCGGGTGATGGTTTCCGCCCGAAAGGGCGATGGATTGGACCGGTTTCTTTCTCGGGTGGAAGCCCAATTGGAAGTGGGGCTTGTGGACCGGACCTTTGTTCTTCCGCACAGGCGCCGAGATCTCTTGCCCGTTCTTTACGGTACGGGGCGAATCGTTTCTGAAAAACCGGCGGCGGACGGTACCCGGTTTCGGGTCAAATTGGACGATAAAAATTGGGGATTTATTCGAAAGGAGCTGGAGCATGGTTGTTAA
- a CDS encoding CDP-alcohol phosphatidyltransferase family protein — protein MVVNKSNLSGARPMTWANRITIARILLTPVLVILLLKGERLWPLYIFVLAALSDVLDGAVARWRGEQTTLGTFLDPIADKLLLSSSFLVFAHLGRCPMWVFIVVFSRDLLILLGWNVITILSGTSIVRPRFLGKATTLVQMLTVMAVLAFPGQTWPALLFWPMVAVTVMSMADYVWVGSKTLGELA, from the coding sequence ATGGTTGTTAATAAATCAAATCTTTCCGGGGCGCGGCCCATGACATGGGCCAATCGCATCACGATAGCGCGTATCCTTTTGACGCCGGTGTTGGTGATTCTTCTCTTAAAGGGCGAGCGATTGTGGCCCTTGTATATTTTCGTTTTAGCGGCCCTTTCCGATGTGTTGGATGGGGCCGTGGCCCGTTGGCGGGGCGAGCAGACCACCTTAGGGACCTTTCTGGATCCCATCGCGGACAAGCTCCTTCTTTCTTCTTCCTTTTTGGTTTTTGCTCATTTGGGTCGCTGTCCCATGTGGGTTTTTATTGTCGTTTTTTCTCGAGATCTTTTAATTCTTTTGGGGTGGAACGTGATCACTATTTTATCTGGCACATCCATCGTTCGCCCTCGGTTTTTGGGGAAAGCCACCACGTTGGTGCAAATGCTCACCGTTATGGCGGTGTTGGCCTTCCCAGGCCAAACGTGGCCGGCGCTGCTTTTCTGGCCGATGGTGGCGGTCACGGTCATGTCCATGGCGGATTATGTCTGGGTGGGGTCGAAAACATTAGGGGAATTAGCGTGA
- the der gene encoding ribosome biogenesis GTPase Der, with translation MSSTLPTVVIVGRPNVGKSTLFNRLCESRRAITSPIAGTTRDWIEGLCHWNGRVYRVVDTGGYAPGADVMASVRTQVKRWVDQADVIVWAVDAKEGLTAGDQDFARLLRPMAGRVILAVNKADAERHDAALGDFARLGFSNILTLSASHGRRISSLLDTLEEKTGGPPRGGEPHDADTEEVRISIVGRPNVGKSSLTNRLVGEERMIVSPVPGTTRDTIDSRLRWKDQSFLLIDTAGLRAKKSKADDLEGLTRLMTERALERCEVALLLVDASEGLTEGDVAVGRLIDEKRRACVVGVNKWDLVVDRAPNAAYFRDRTPEGMPFMAHSPVVFLSAKTGHHVEELLKALRVTRDAFRQRFDEEELTAFFWKAVQERPYSYRGRKMVFYSATQAATAPPVFILRSNLEPGEVHFSFERHLEGVFRKVYGMAGVPLVMKFKKGKR, from the coding sequence GTGAGCAGCACTTTGCCCACCGTCGTTATCGTTGGTCGGCCCAACGTAGGGAAGTCCACTCTTTTCAACCGGCTTTGCGAGAGCCGCCGGGCCATCACGTCTCCCATTGCGGGAACCACCCGGGACTGGATTGAAGGCTTGTGTCATTGGAACGGGCGCGTGTATCGAGTGGTGGACACCGGAGGCTATGCACCGGGGGCGGACGTGATGGCCTCGGTGCGGACTCAGGTGAAGCGTTGGGTGGATCAAGCCGACGTGATCGTATGGGCCGTGGACGCCAAGGAAGGGTTGACCGCCGGGGATCAGGATTTTGCCCGTTTGCTGCGGCCGATGGCGGGCCGAGTGATCCTGGCCGTGAACAAAGCAGACGCCGAACGGCATGACGCCGCGTTGGGTGATTTCGCGCGGTTGGGGTTTTCAAACATTTTGACTCTGTCGGCGTCCCATGGGCGGCGCATTTCCAGTTTATTGGACACTTTAGAAGAAAAAACGGGAGGTCCACCGCGGGGAGGGGAACCCCACGACGCGGACACGGAAGAAGTTCGAATCTCAATTGTGGGTCGCCCGAACGTGGGGAAATCGTCTCTCACGAACCGGTTGGTCGGGGAAGAGCGGATGATCGTTTCCCCCGTTCCCGGAACCACGCGGGACACCATTGACAGCCGATTGCGCTGGAAAGACCAATCGTTCCTCTTGATCGACACGGCGGGCCTTCGAGCGAAAAAGTCCAAGGCCGACGATTTGGAGGGGTTAACCCGGTTGATGACCGAACGCGCTTTGGAACGGTGTGAGGTGGCCCTCCTTTTGGTGGACGCTTCGGAGGGGTTGACCGAGGGGGACGTGGCGGTGGGCCGACTGATTGATGAAAAACGCCGGGCGTGTGTGGTGGGGGTGAACAAATGGGACCTGGTGGTGGATCGGGCGCCCAACGCCGCCTATTTCCGCGACCGAACGCCGGAAGGGATGCCCTTTATGGCCCACAGTCCCGTGGTTTTTCTCTCCGCGAAAACGGGCCATCACGTGGAAGAACTTTTAAAAGCGTTACGGGTCACACGGGACGCTTTTCGTCAGCGCTTTGACGAAGAGGAACTGACGGCCTTTTTTTGGAAGGCGGTGCAGGAACGTCCCTATTCTTACCGTGGACGCAAGATGGTTTTTTACAGCGCGACGCAGGCGGCCACCGCACCACCGGTTTTTATCCTGCGTTCCAATCTGGAACCAGGGGAAGTCCACTTTTCCTTTGAGCGCCACCTGGAAGGGGTTTTTCGAAAGGTGTATGGGATGGCGGGGGTTCCGTTGGTGATGAAGTTTAAGAAAGGAAAACGATGA
- the plsY gene encoding glycerol-3-phosphate 1-O-acyltransferase PlsY: protein MIEIFVIMGLAYGLGSIPTGYLMGRGLKGIDIRTVGSGNVGATNVFRSVGKMAGVATLLVDIAKGFLAVELALIFLGGNLWPLFAGVAVVGGHSWSFWVHFRGGKGVATSAGVFLALLPVPMGIALLVFALLFGLSRRVSVGSIGAAMVLPVAAQGLESPASRVLLALILSGVVIFRHIPNIRRLLRGEEPPLFTLSKKGPLP from the coding sequence ATGATCGAGATCTTTGTGATTATGGGTCTGGCCTATGGTTTGGGATCTATCCCAACCGGCTACCTGATGGGGCGGGGGCTTAAAGGTATCGATATTCGTACCGTTGGATCGGGTAACGTGGGGGCGACCAACGTTTTTCGTTCTGTGGGGAAAATGGCCGGAGTCGCGACTCTCTTGGTGGATATTGCCAAAGGATTTCTTGCTGTGGAATTGGCGCTCATCTTTTTGGGGGGAAACCTATGGCCCTTGTTCGCGGGTGTGGCCGTGGTGGGTGGGCACAGTTGGTCCTTTTGGGTTCACTTTCGTGGGGGGAAAGGAGTGGCCACCTCCGCGGGAGTGTTTTTGGCTCTTTTGCCCGTCCCCATGGGGATCGCGCTCCTCGTTTTTGCGTTACTTTTCGGGCTCTCTCGACGTGTTTCGGTCGGGTCCATTGGGGCCGCCATGGTTTTGCCTGTGGCCGCTCAGGGGTTGGAGAGCCCCGCCTCTCGGGTTTTGTTGGCGTTGATTTTAAGTGGCGTTGTCATTTTTCGTCACATTCCCAATATTCGGCGGCTCCTTCGCGGTGAGGAACCTCCTCTCTTTACTCTGTCAAAAAAAGGACCCCTTCCATGA
- a CDS encoding NAD(P)-dependent glycerol-3-phosphate dehydrogenase translates to MNERIAVLGGGSWGATLADHLAKNGHDVFLWEFVENDADRLKRTRRLPTLPPLVLHDSVQVTSRLGEALSGRSVLVNAVPSTHVRSTFQAVKKTDALLPGAWVVSVSKGIENDSLKRMSEVIAESDPRLAGRVAVLAGPSHAEEVARSLPAAVVAAGPDTFRQKIVDLFNADHLRVYTNPDFTGVELCGALKNVFAVACGVSDGLGFGDNTKAALMTRGLNEMVRLGMAEGAQVITFLGLAGLGDLIVTCTSQHSRNRSLGEKLGSGKTAKEALAEMTMVAEGFPTTKSAMQLALRHGLDLPIILELYHILYEGKPARDAMRDLLSRPPVPEMMHIQSFIKQMPS, encoded by the coding sequence ATGAATGAGCGCATCGCGGTTTTGGGCGGCGGCAGTTGGGGCGCAACGCTGGCCGACCACCTGGCAAAAAATGGTCATGATGTGTTTTTGTGGGAATTCGTGGAGAATGACGCGGACCGATTAAAGCGAACACGGCGCTTGCCCACTTTACCGCCTTTGGTTCTTCATGACAGTGTCCAAGTGACCTCACGTCTCGGGGAAGCTCTTTCCGGGAGATCGGTCCTGGTGAACGCTGTTCCTTCAACCCATGTTCGATCCACGTTTCAGGCGGTTAAAAAGACCGATGCGTTACTCCCGGGAGCTTGGGTGGTGAGCGTTTCCAAGGGGATAGAAAACGATTCGCTCAAACGCATGAGCGAGGTCATCGCGGAGTCGGATCCGCGCTTGGCCGGACGGGTGGCGGTATTGGCGGGGCCTTCTCACGCGGAAGAAGTGGCTCGTTCCCTCCCGGCCGCTGTGGTGGCCGCGGGGCCGGACACCTTTCGACAAAAAATAGTGGACTTGTTTAACGCCGATCATCTGCGTGTGTACACCAATCCTGATTTTACGGGTGTGGAACTATGTGGGGCCCTCAAAAATGTTTTTGCGGTGGCTTGCGGTGTATCGGACGGATTGGGTTTTGGGGACAACACAAAGGCCGCCCTCATGACCCGGGGATTGAACGAGATGGTTCGGTTGGGCATGGCTGAAGGGGCCCAGGTGATTACCTTTTTGGGATTGGCAGGGTTGGGGGATTTGATTGTGACGTGTACGTCCCAACATTCCCGGAACCGTTCCTTAGGGGAAAAATTGGGTTCAGGAAAAACGGCCAAAGAGGCGTTGGCTGAAATGACCATGGTGGCCGAAGGGTTCCCCACCACGAAGAGCGCCATGCAATTGGCGTTGCGGCACGGGTTGGATCTCCCCATTATTCTGGAGCTTTATCATATTCTCTATGAGGGAAAGCCCGCACGGGACGCCATGCGGGACCTGCTGTCCCGACCGCCGGTGCCGGAAATGATGCACATCCAATCTTTTATTAAACAAATGCCGTCCTAA
- a CDS encoding integration host factor subunit beta, with product MNKADLVKMVAKDVGNLMEAKSAVTHMFEGMAKALQEGNKVVVQGFGSFHVVMRKSKPARNPRTGTPVIIPPRRRIKFKMAKGLL from the coding sequence ATGAACAAAGCGGACCTGGTGAAAATGGTAGCGAAGGACGTGGGCAATTTAATGGAAGCGAAATCGGCGGTGACGCATATGTTTGAAGGGATGGCGAAGGCCCTCCAGGAGGGGAACAAAGTCGTGGTGCAGGGGTTTGGGAGTTTTCACGTGGTGATGCGAAAAAGCAAGCCGGCCCGCAACCCTCGGACGGGTACGCCCGTGATCATTCCTCCCCGGCGGCGGATTAAATTTAAAATGGCGAAAGGACTTCTTTGA
- a CDS encoding MerR family transcriptional regulator produces MLLSLPTDQEFFSIGEVSRLTGLKSHVLRYWESAAGVVRPARRGSGHRRFSRKDVEGLLRVQELVRDRGLTLAGAKKHLRAEAKRGPLQISLALSDSSAAVSTLKDVRSDLAALVKDLKARTDSLR; encoded by the coding sequence ATGCTCTTGAGTCTACCGACGGATCAGGAGTTCTTCTCCATCGGCGAAGTGAGTCGACTCACGGGCCTGAAGTCGCACGTTTTGCGGTATTGGGAGTCAGCCGCTGGTGTGGTGCGTCCTGCCCGTCGAGGGTCGGGGCATCGGCGTTTTTCCCGAAAAGATGTGGAAGGGCTTCTTCGTGTCCAGGAGTTGGTCCGGGACCGCGGGCTGACTCTGGCGGGGGCCAAGAAACATTTACGGGCCGAAGCGAAACGGGGGCCCCTGCAGATCTCTTTAGCGCTGAGCGATTCCTCGGCCGCTGTGTCCACGCTAAAAGATGTTCGATCGGATTTGGCGGCACTCGTCAAAGATTTGAAAGCGAGGACCGATAGCCTTCGTTGA
- a CDS encoding lysophospholipid acyltransferase family protein — protein sequence MSREFFWALGLSLSSRVAAALPPSLRYRWASGLGRGMRKLFATKSDAVRKNIERMNAFYGTRFQVDRVFENFGVTLADFLGRQKVTISVEGRDQAEAVRARGRGAILLTTHLGNWEMGGRVVAEWGWPVTAVFQPYRSRAMQHFIQSRRPSGFSYLAVGRGAAHGIAKALRRRETVAMLGDRPFGEDGGRVSLCGSEIRLPRGPFLFASRLGCPILPGFALMDRPGHYRVVVEGPLWPEGPDPVQNLMDKMAQVLGKYVATHGDQWYCFEPLWENQ from the coding sequence GTGAGTCGAGAATTTTTTTGGGCGTTGGGGCTTTCTCTTTCCAGCCGTGTTGCGGCGGCCTTGCCTCCTTCTTTGCGTTACCGTTGGGCGTCCGGCCTGGGGAGGGGGATGCGGAAATTGTTTGCAACAAAATCCGATGCGGTGAGAAAGAACATCGAACGTATGAACGCTTTCTATGGCACGCGGTTTCAGGTGGATCGGGTGTTTGAAAATTTTGGCGTGACATTGGCTGATTTTTTAGGCCGACAAAAAGTTACTATATCGGTCGAGGGCCGCGATCAGGCCGAGGCGGTCCGCGCTCGTGGGCGTGGGGCCATTCTCTTGACGACGCACTTAGGTAATTGGGAGATGGGGGGGCGTGTTGTCGCGGAGTGGGGGTGGCCTGTGACGGCCGTGTTTCAGCCCTATCGATCCCGTGCCATGCAACATTTTATTCAGTCTCGGAGGCCGTCGGGGTTTTCGTATCTGGCGGTGGGGCGGGGGGCCGCTCACGGAATTGCCAAAGCCCTGCGACGGAGAGAGACGGTCGCCATGTTGGGGGACCGTCCTTTTGGGGAGGATGGTGGTCGGGTTTCCCTTTGTGGAAGCGAGATTCGTCTCCCCCGCGGACCATTCCTTTTTGCAAGTCGCCTGGGGTGTCCGATCCTTCCCGGGTTCGCTCTCATGGATCGACCGGGCCACTACCGGGTTGTTGTGGAGGGTCCTTTATGGCCGGAAGGCCCCGACCCTGTTCAGAATCTTATGGACAAGATGGCCCAAGTATTGGGAAAATACGTTGCCACTCATGGTGACCAATGGTATTGCTTCGAGCCGTTGTGGGAAAACCAATAA
- a CDS encoding acylphosphatase, translated as MLSRRRWRFDGRVQGVGFRAFCEEAALSRGIRGWVRNEFDGSVSLEAEGEVDVLADLLNHVRTSHLLARVDRTEEIPLTPKNDPAEMFIIR; from the coding sequence ATGCTTAGTCGTCGGCGATGGCGATTTGATGGGCGGGTTCAGGGGGTCGGTTTTCGGGCCTTTTGTGAGGAAGCGGCTCTTTCTCGCGGAATTCGGGGGTGGGTCCGTAACGAATTTGACGGGTCGGTTTCCCTTGAAGCGGAAGGGGAGGTGGACGTCTTGGCGGACCTTCTAAATCATGTCCGAACCTCTCACCTGCTGGCGCGTGTGGATCGCACTGAGGAGATTCCATTAACACCCAAGAATGATCCCGCGGAGATGTTTATCATTCGATGA